A genomic stretch from Ooceraea biroi isolate clonal line C1 chromosome 3, Obir_v5.4, whole genome shotgun sequence includes:
- the LOC105277056 gene encoding neuroparsin-A, which yields MLTFQFSQAIVLSAAIFLVCAHPTRRQEVRPLCVGCGDECDKCEFGFTISALCGIPECRRGPGQICGGPSEAWGVCGDGLICNCNRCAGCSLASLECFTNPCLPHQSLESRGHLELLDRYSPVDRVAK from the exons ATGCTTACCTTCCAATTCAGCCAAGCGATCGTTCTCTCCGCTGCAATCTTCTT AGTCTGCGCTCATCCCACTCGGCGGCAAGAGGTGAGACCGCTGTGCGTGGGATGCGGCGACGAATGTGATAAATGCGAGTTCGGTTTCACGATATCGGCTCTCTGCGGTATCCCGGAATGCCGACGG GGTCCCGGTCAGATCTGTGGCGGACCAAGCGAAGCTTGGGGCGTGTGCGGCGACGGATTGATCTGCAATTGCAACCGATGCGCCGGCTGCAGCTTAGCCTCCCTCGAGTGCTTCACGAACCCTTGTCTACCCCATCAGAGCCTGGAGTCGCGGGGCCATCTCGAGCTTCTCGACAGATACAGCCCCGTCGACAGAGTCGCCAAGTAA